CATTTTTAGAATATGTGTTAATATTTTTGAATGTAAAAAAATATGAAAATAAATAAGACATTCATTTTGCTATTTTTATTTACAAAATTTTCTTTTGTTCAAGCTCAAGCAAATCAAATATTAACAGAAATTAGTCCTTTAAGTATTTTAAGCAAAAATGGGAAAGGAAGTGTTTACTTAAAAGTTAGCAAATCTTCCGATTATATTTTAACCCTAGATAAGAGTTCAAATTCCGATTTTGTTTTTAAAATTTATGACATTTCTAATAAAAAATATATAACCGATAAAGTAAAAAGAAGAGATTTTAAAATAAGATTAGATAAAAATTCTCTTTATGCAATAATATATGTTGGTACTAAAAATGAAAACATAAAGTTTTCGCTTACAGATTTAGATTTTTCAATTTTAAGTAGCGATTCCCTGAAAGCTAAAACATCTAAGATTGAAAAAGAAGATTTATTTTTTACTTTAAAAGATTTGCCTGTTTTAAATTTAACTGCCAAGCTTAAAAAATATGTATTAAGGATTTATAAAAGCAATATTTATATTGCTTATCAGCTAGAAAATAGCGATGATATTAAAGTTGCTGAATTTATTGAGGATGTTGGTTGGTTTAATCTTGATTCATCTGTTAATAGAAATATTACTAATATAGTTAATTTTGATTTTTCAATTAATTCTAAAGGAAATTTATATATTGCTTTTGTTACGAAATCAGGGGCTGATTTTGCCAGCGAGCTTATAGTTAAAAAATTTAATAGTAGAAAATGGATTGATATTAGTCCTGGTCACATAGAAAATTTTGGATCTTTATTAAATATTAGCATTGATTTAAAAGATAGGTTGTATTTAGCATATTTAAGGGAAATTAGGGGTGAATATAAAATTAATTTAATCTCGAATATGGGTTACGGAAGTATTTGGACCGATGTAATACATGCTTATTTAAGTAAAGGTGATTCTAATGTTAATTCATCAAACATTGGTTTAATATCTGAACCTTTTTTGGGCATTTTTTATAATTATAAGTCAAATAATGAGATTAAATCTGAATTTATTGTAAACAATGAAAATGCTTGGGTAAATGCAAATATTCCTTCTGTTTATATGGCCAATTTTATTAAAGGCTTTTTTGATTCTAATTTTAATCAAATAATTATGAGTTTTGTTTCTGAAAATAGACCTATTGTAAACATTTGTCCTTTGAAAAGTAGTAGATGGATTAATATAAGTCCTAATGTTGAAATGGAAGGTTTAAGTGCTGACATTGGGCTTTATAAAAATAATTTGTTTTTAGCTTTTGAGGACAATAATAATGTGAGATTAATTTATTTTAAGAATAAAAATTGGTATTTTTTAAATAAGCTTGAGAATTTTAAGAGTAATGTTAAAAGCCCTCAGATTGGAATTTATGGCAATCAAGGGCTTGTAATCTCTACTTTAAGCTCTAATTCCAATGAATTATTTTTTACTTTGATTTGCCAATGAAAGTAATTCAGAGTAAGGTCTAGTTTCAATGTTTTCTTTTAATCCAAATTGGTTGATTATGTTGTCAATTTCTTTTTTTGCCAAGTCTATATCATTTTGATTGTTAATTATTTTTTCTATTTCTAAAAAAAACCCAAGATTTTTTATTTCGTTTATCTCTACATTTAAATTGTTAGTTTGATAAATTAAACTTTTTTTTATCTTTTTGTATAGCTTTTTAAATTTAAGCTCTTTTATAAGGGTTAAAAAATTATTAATACTATCTATTTTGAATTCTATCTCTTTATTAATTTCTACAGTATTGTTGTTGTCTAATATTTTTTTTTTGAATGTGACAATTTTTTCTAGAGTATTTAATTTTCTTATTCTTATAATTTTTTTTTGGTTTGAGTAATARATGTCAGTTTTTATTTCTTCTTTAATAAACTTAAATTTTTTATTTGCTAGCTTGATAATTCTTTTTAACTCTTTTGTAGGAATAAATGCTTTTGATTCTATTTCAAACATATATTAAAAATAATGTAATTATGATAATATTTCAATGTTAAAATATTATGCTATATAAGATAAATTTTTAATAATTTAAACAACTTTTTGTATGATATGTTGAAATTTGAATTTAGCGACAGGTTTTTACTTTTTAGTTATTTTGTTTTAATTATGTTTATAGGCTCTCTTTTGTTGATGTTGCCTATTTCCTGGGAAGGTGATGGCAAATTAGCATACATTGATGCTCTTTTTACTGCTGTTTCTGCTGTAAGTATTACGGGCCTTACAACGGTTAAAATGGAAGGCTTTTCTACTTTTGGATTTATTTTGATAATGTTGCTAATCCAGCTTGGGGGACTTGGATTTATAAGTATTACTACTTTTTATTTGCTTATACCTAAAAAGAAAATGAATTTAACAGATGCAAGAATAATAAAGCAGTATTCCCTTTCAAATATAGAATATAATCCTATTAGAATTTTAAAAAGCATAT
The window above is part of the Borreliella burgdorferi B31 genome. Proteins encoded here:
- the cyaB gene encoding class IV adenylate cyclase, which produces MFEIESKAFIPTKELKRIIKLANKKFKFIKEEIKTDIYYSNQKKIIRIRKLNTLEKIVTFKKKILDNNNTVEINKEIEFKIDSINNFLTLIKELKFKKLYKKIKKSLIYQTNNLNVEINEIKNLGFFLEIEKIINNQNDIDLAKKEIDNIINQFGLKENIETRPYSELLSLANQSKK